Proteins encoded by one window of Cyanobium sp. NS01:
- the glmS gene encoding glutamine--fructose-6-phosphate transaminase (isomerizing), which produces MCGIVALIGSREAAPQLLEGLRQLEYRGYDSAGIATVELLGDGPAGELHCLRAEGKLVNLTGRFEQEGAPGHCGIGHTRWATHGKPEERNAHPHLDGRGELAVVQNGIIENHRSLREGLQQEGVVFRSDTDTEVIPHLLARRLDQLLAEGTEAGPALLLQAVQEVLPLLAGAYALAVVWGRVPGALVVARRAAPLLIGLGEGEFLCASDTPALAGFTRTILPMEDGEVALLTPLGIELYNAEGQRVQRAPSLLSGTQHVADKRSFRHFMLKEIHEQPETAALWVARHLPPEGGARLVALALDEGLYEGVERIQILACGTSRHAAQVGAYLLEQLAGIPTSVFYASEFRYAPPPLSRHTLTIGVTQSGETADTLAALAMERDRRQQVADPAYAARLLGITNRPESSLARMVPHLLDIGAGIEVGVAATKTFLGQLLAFYGLALAFAERQGGAPGVGEPEQLRQLVGQLRQLPLLLRQLVDDHDQRCEALAHLFADTQDVIFLGRGINFPIALEGALKLKEISYIHAEGYPAGEMKHGPIALLDSRVPVVSIAMPGPVFEKVLSNAQEAKARDAQLIGVAPQGPDTDLFDVLLPLPEVSELLSPLLTVIPMQLLSYHIAAHRGLDVDQPRNLAKSVTVE; this is translated from the coding sequence ATGTGCGGCATCGTTGCCCTGATCGGTTCCCGGGAGGCGGCTCCCCAGCTGCTGGAAGGGCTGCGCCAGCTGGAATACCGCGGCTACGACTCCGCCGGCATCGCCACGGTCGAGCTGCTCGGCGACGGTCCGGCAGGGGAGCTCCACTGTCTGCGGGCGGAGGGCAAGCTCGTGAACCTCACGGGTCGCTTTGAGCAGGAGGGCGCTCCGGGCCACTGCGGCATCGGCCACACCCGCTGGGCCACCCACGGCAAGCCCGAGGAACGCAACGCCCATCCCCACCTCGACGGCCGCGGCGAGCTGGCGGTGGTACAGAACGGCATCATCGAGAACCACCGCAGCCTGCGCGAAGGGCTGCAGCAGGAGGGGGTGGTGTTCCGCTCCGACACCGACACCGAGGTGATTCCCCACCTGCTGGCGCGGCGGCTCGACCAGCTGCTGGCCGAGGGCACTGAGGCGGGGCCGGCGCTGTTGCTGCAGGCGGTGCAGGAGGTGCTGCCGCTGCTGGCGGGGGCCTACGCCCTCGCGGTGGTGTGGGGCCGGGTGCCCGGCGCCCTGGTGGTGGCCCGCCGCGCCGCCCCTCTGCTGATCGGCCTTGGCGAGGGGGAATTCCTCTGCGCCAGCGACACCCCCGCCCTGGCGGGCTTCACCCGCACCATCCTGCCGATGGAAGACGGCGAGGTGGCCCTGCTCACCCCCCTCGGCATCGAGCTGTACAACGCCGAGGGCCAGCGGGTGCAGCGGGCTCCCAGCCTGCTGAGCGGCACCCAGCACGTGGCGGACAAGCGCAGCTTCCGCCACTTCATGCTCAAGGAGATCCATGAGCAGCCCGAAACCGCCGCCCTCTGGGTGGCACGCCATCTGCCCCCCGAGGGGGGAGCGCGGCTCGTGGCCCTGGCCCTCGACGAGGGTCTCTACGAGGGGGTGGAGCGGATCCAGATCCTGGCCTGCGGCACCAGCCGCCACGCGGCCCAGGTGGGCGCCTACCTGCTGGAGCAGCTGGCCGGCATCCCCACCAGCGTGTTCTATGCCAGCGAGTTCCGCTACGCGCCGCCGCCGCTCAGCCGCCACACCCTCACGATCGGGGTGACCCAGTCGGGCGAGACCGCCGACACGCTCGCGGCCCTGGCCATGGAGCGCGACCGCCGCCAGCAGGTGGCCGATCCGGCCTACGCGGCCCGGCTGCTGGGGATCACCAACCGGCCGGAGAGTTCCCTGGCCCGCATGGTGCCCCACCTGCTCGACATCGGCGCCGGCATCGAGGTGGGCGTGGCCGCCACCAAGACCTTCCTGGGCCAGCTGCTGGCCTTCTACGGCCTGGCTCTGGCCTTCGCCGAGCGCCAGGGGGGCGCCCCGGGGGTGGGGGAGCCCGAGCAGTTGCGCCAGCTGGTGGGCCAGCTGCGCCAGCTGCCGCTGCTGCTGCGCCAGCTGGTGGACGACCACGACCAGCGCTGCGAGGCCCTGGCCCATCTGTTTGCCGACACCCAGGACGTGATCTTCCTGGGCAGGGGCATCAACTTCCCGATCGCCCTGGAGGGTGCCCTCAAGCTCAAGGAGATCAGCTACATCCATGCTGAGGGCTACCCGGCCGGAGAGATGAAGCATGGCCCGATCGCCCTGCTCGATTCGCGGGTGCCGGTGGTGTCGATCGCGATGCCGGGCCCGGTGTTCGAGAAGGTGCTCAGCAATGCCCAGGAGGCCAAGGCCCGCGATGCCCAGTTGATCGGGGTGGCGCCCCAGGGGCCCGACACCGACCTGTTCGATGTGCTGCTGCCGCTCCCCGAGGTGTCGGAGCTGCTCAGCCCCCTGCTCACCGTGATTCCGATGCAGCTGCTGAGCTATCACATCGCTGCCCATCGGGGCCTGGATGTGGATCAGCCCCGCAACCTGGCCAAGAGCGTCACGGTGGAGTGA
- the psaC gene encoding photosystem I iron-sulfur center protein PsaC, which yields MSHAVKIYDTCIGCTQCVRACPLDVLEMVPWDGCKASQIASSPRTEDCVGCKRCETACPTDFLSIRVYLGDETTRSMGLAY from the coding sequence ATGTCCCACGCCGTCAAGATCTACGACACCTGCATCGGCTGCACCCAGTGCGTCCGTGCCTGCCCCCTCGACGTTCTCGAGATGGTGCCCTGGGACGGCTGCAAGGCCTCCCAGATCGCCTCCTCCCCCCGCACCGAAGACTGCGTGGGCTGCAAGCGCTGCGAAACCGCCTGCCCCACCGACTTCCTCTCGATCCGCGTCTATCTGGGCGACGAGACCACCCGCTCCATGGGCCTCGCCTACTGA
- the acpP gene encoding acyl carrier protein yields MSQEAIFEKVRSIVAEQLSVDTAEVKSESNFQNDLGADSLDTVELVMALEEAFDIEIPDEAAEGIATVGDAVTYIQDKQA; encoded by the coding sequence ATGTCCCAGGAAGCGATCTTCGAGAAAGTGCGCTCCATCGTTGCTGAACAGCTCAGCGTCGACACCGCAGAAGTGAAGTCTGAGTCCAACTTCCAGAACGATCTCGGGGCCGACTCCCTCGACACCGTTGAGCTGGTGATGGCGCTGGAGGAGGCCTTCGACATCGAGATTCCCGATGAGGCGGCTGAGGGCATCGCCACCGTGGGGGATGCCGTCACCTACATCCAGGACAAGCAGGCCTGA
- the fabF gene encoding beta-ketoacyl-ACP synthase II, which yields MVQGLQRVVITGLGAVTPIGNDVSSYWDGLSSGRNGVAGITLFDASRHACRFAAEVKQFDPSGWLEPKESKRWDRFCQFAVVAAKQAVADAGLTIDASNDERVGTAIGSGVGGLLMMESQAHVLADRGPDRVSPFCVPMMIPNMATGLTAIALGAKGPSSAVATACAAGSNAIGDAYRLIQLGLADAMVCGGAESAITPLGLAGFASAKALSFRNDDPATASRPFDAERNGFVIGEGAGVLVLESLDHAEARGATILGEVVGYGMSCDAHHITSPAPGGRGGAQAMRLALRDAQLEPEAVDYVNAHGTSTQANDSNETAAIRSALGERAGQIPVSSTKSMTGHLLGGSGGIEAVAAVLAMKHGLVPPTINYLNPDPACDLDVVPNQARERKLNVVLSNSFGFGGHNVCLAFRRLS from the coding sequence ATGGTCCAAGGTCTCCAGCGGGTCGTCATCACCGGCCTCGGCGCGGTCACACCGATCGGCAATGACGTCTCCAGTTACTGGGATGGCTTGAGCAGCGGCCGCAACGGCGTGGCGGGGATCACCCTGTTCGACGCCAGCCGCCATGCCTGTCGCTTCGCCGCTGAGGTGAAGCAGTTCGACCCCAGCGGCTGGCTCGAGCCGAAGGAGTCGAAGCGCTGGGACCGCTTCTGCCAGTTCGCGGTGGTGGCGGCCAAGCAGGCCGTGGCCGATGCCGGCCTCACGATCGACGCCAGCAACGACGAGCGGGTGGGAACGGCGATCGGCTCCGGCGTGGGCGGATTACTGATGATGGAGAGCCAGGCCCACGTGCTGGCCGATCGCGGCCCCGACCGGGTGAGCCCGTTCTGCGTGCCGATGATGATCCCGAACATGGCCACGGGGCTCACGGCGATCGCCCTCGGTGCCAAGGGACCCAGCTCCGCCGTGGCCACGGCCTGTGCGGCGGGCTCCAATGCCATCGGCGATGCCTACCGCCTGATCCAGCTGGGCCTGGCCGATGCCATGGTGTGCGGCGGTGCCGAGTCGGCGATCACGCCCCTGGGCCTGGCGGGCTTCGCCAGTGCCAAGGCCCTCTCCTTCCGCAACGACGATCCGGCCACGGCGAGTCGCCCCTTTGATGCCGAGCGCAACGGCTTCGTGATCGGCGAGGGCGCCGGCGTGCTGGTGCTCGAGAGCCTGGACCATGCCGAGGCCCGTGGCGCCACCATCCTGGGCGAGGTGGTGGGCTACGGCATGAGCTGCGATGCCCACCACATCACCTCCCCTGCCCCCGGCGGCCGCGGGGGGGCCCAGGCGATGCGGCTCGCCCTGCGGGACGCCCAGCTGGAGCCGGAGGCGGTGGACTATGTGAATGCCCATGGCACCAGCACCCAGGCCAACGACAGCAATGAGACCGCCGCCATCAGGAGTGCCCTGGGCGAGCGGGCCGGCCAGATTCCGGTGAGCTCCACCAAGTCGATGACCGGCCATCTGCTGGGCGGCAGCGGCGGCATCGAGGCCGTTGCCGCCGTGCTCGCCATGAAGCATGGCCTGGTGCCGCCTACGATCAATTACCTCAATCCGGATCCGGCCTGTGATCTGGATGTCGTGCCCAACCAGGCCCGTGAACGGAAACTCAACGTGGTGCTCTCCAACTCCTTCGGATTCGGTGGCCACAACGTCTGCCTGGCCTTCCGGCGTCTGAGCTGA
- the tkt gene encoding transketolase produces the protein MVATPTTSTASASQLETLCINSIRFLAVDAINKSNSGHPGLPMGCAPMAYALWDQTLKHNPKNPKWFNRDRFVLSAGHGCMLLYALLHLTGYDSVGLDDLKQFRQWGSKTPGHPETFETAGVEVTTGPLGQGIANAVGLAMAEAHLAAKFNRPGCDLIDHHTYVIMGDGCHQEGVSSEAASLAGHLGLGKLIALYDDNHITIDGNTQVSFTEDVLKRYEAYGWHTIHVADGNTDVAGIARAIAEAKAVTDKPSLIKVTTTIGYGSPNKANTAGVHGAALGADEAELTRNNLGWTYGAFEVPQESYDHWRQAISRGAAAESAWNETLATYRSTYPAEAAQFERQLRGELPQGWDAALPSYTPEDKGLATRMHSFNCLNAIGPNLPELIGGSADLTHSNLTDIKGEASFQKGGEANRYLHFGVREHAMASILNGLAYHGSGLIPYGGTFAVFAGYALGAIRLSALSELGVIYVLTHDSIGLGEDGPTHQPIETLATLRSLPNLLVIRPGDGNETSGAYQVAIANRKRPTALILSRQGMANQPGSTAAAVAKGGYILEDSDGTPDLILIGTGTELDLCVKAAAQLRADGQSVRVVSMPCVELFEEQDAAYREGVLPAAVRKRLVVEASSSFGWHKYTGFEGGSVSIDRFGASAPGPVCMEQFGFTVDNVVAKAKALG, from the coding sequence ATGGTCGCCACCCCCACCACCTCCACCGCCTCCGCCAGCCAGCTGGAAACGCTCTGCATCAACAGCATCCGCTTCCTGGCTGTCGACGCCATCAACAAGTCGAACTCCGGTCACCCCGGCCTGCCCATGGGCTGCGCTCCCATGGCCTATGCCCTGTGGGACCAGACCCTCAAGCACAACCCCAAGAACCCCAAGTGGTTCAACCGCGACCGCTTCGTGCTCTCCGCCGGCCACGGCTGCATGCTGCTCTATGCGCTGCTGCACCTCACCGGCTACGACTCGGTGGGCCTGGACGACCTCAAGCAGTTTCGCCAGTGGGGTTCCAAGACCCCGGGCCACCCGGAAACCTTCGAGACCGCCGGCGTCGAGGTGACCACCGGCCCCCTCGGCCAGGGGATCGCCAACGCCGTGGGCCTGGCCATGGCCGAGGCCCATCTCGCGGCCAAGTTCAATCGCCCCGGCTGCGACCTGATCGATCACCACACCTACGTGATCATGGGCGACGGCTGCCACCAGGAGGGCGTGAGCAGTGAAGCCGCCTCCCTGGCCGGCCACCTGGGCCTGGGCAAGCTGATCGCCCTCTACGACGACAACCACATCACCATCGACGGCAACACCCAGGTGTCGTTCACGGAGGATGTGCTCAAGCGCTACGAGGCCTACGGCTGGCACACCATCCACGTGGCTGACGGCAACACGGACGTGGCCGGCATTGCCCGGGCCATCGCCGAGGCCAAGGCCGTCACCGACAAGCCCTCGCTGATCAAGGTGACCACCACGATCGGCTACGGCTCCCCCAACAAGGCCAACACCGCCGGGGTGCACGGCGCCGCCCTGGGCGCCGATGAGGCCGAGCTCACCCGCAATAATCTGGGCTGGACCTACGGCGCCTTTGAGGTGCCCCAGGAGTCCTACGACCACTGGCGCCAGGCGATCAGCCGCGGTGCCGCCGCCGAGTCCGCCTGGAACGAAACCCTGGCCACCTACCGCAGCACCTACCCCGCCGAGGCCGCCCAGTTCGAGCGCCAGCTGCGGGGCGAGCTGCCCCAGGGCTGGGATGCCGCCCTGCCCAGCTACACCCCGGAGGACAAGGGCCTGGCCACCCGGATGCACTCCTTCAACTGCCTCAATGCCATCGGCCCCAACCTGCCCGAGCTGATCGGCGGCTCGGCCGACCTCACCCACTCCAACCTCACGGACATCAAGGGTGAGGCCAGCTTCCAGAAGGGCGGCGAAGCCAACCGCTACCTCCACTTCGGTGTGCGCGAGCACGCCATGGCCTCGATCCTCAACGGCCTCGCCTACCACGGCAGTGGCCTGATCCCCTACGGCGGCACCTTTGCGGTGTTCGCCGGCTATGCCCTCGGCGCCATCCGCCTCTCGGCCCTGAGCGAGCTGGGTGTGATCTACGTGCTCACCCACGACTCGATCGGTCTCGGCGAAGACGGCCCCACCCACCAGCCGATCGAAACCCTCGCCACCCTGCGCTCCCTGCCCAACCTGCTGGTGATCCGCCCCGGCGACGGCAACGAGACCAGCGGTGCCTACCAGGTGGCGATCGCCAACCGCAAGCGCCCCACCGCCCTGATCCTCAGCCGCCAGGGCATGGCCAACCAGCCCGGCTCCACCGCGGCTGCCGTGGCCAAGGGTGGCTACATCCTCGAGGACAGCGACGGCACCCCGGACCTGATCCTGATCGGCACCGGCACCGAGCTCGACCTCTGCGTCAAGGCGGCGGCCCAGCTGCGGGCCGATGGCCAGAGCGTGCGGGTGGTGTCGATGCCCTGCGTGGAGCTGTTCGAGGAGCAGGATGCCGCCTACCGCGAAGGCGTGCTGCCGGCGGCGGTGCGCAAGCGCCTGGTGGTGGAGGCCTCCAGCTCCTTCGGCTGGCACAAGTACACCGGCTTCGAGGGCGGCAGCGTGTCGATCGACCGCTTCGGCGCCTCGGCCCCGGGTCCGGTGTGCATGGAGCAGTTCGGCTTCACGGTGGACAACGTGGTGGCCAAGGCCAAGGCCCTCGGCTGA
- a CDS encoding PQQ-dependent sugar dehydrogenase, with product MAPSLPWFPPRDRPLAPLAMCLAIGALAMAGLPRCVAQPGDGQAGGAAALLSPDPARLPVEAVALEPVVEGLNRPWGVAWLPNGDLLITERPGRLRVVRAGVLDPEPVPGVAPVADVAANQLFASSQGGLLDIALHPRFAQNRWVYFSYAHGSREANGTRVARARFDGRALSDWQVIFTVNRDKSGGQHFGSRLLWLPDDTLLVSIGDGGNPPVSLDGAWIRLQAQNPASHLGKLIRIQDDGSIPPDNPFVGQAGTDPAVWSLGHRNIQGLAYDPVHRRVWATEHGSRGGDELNLIRPGANHGWPVVSHSLEYSSGDSVAPTSSAPGFVDPSRVWMDTIAPSGLALLPGEAVPPWRGNLFAGGLVAGGVRRLQLDADGAVIAESVIPIGARVRDVRQGPDGALYVLTDEEQGRLLRVRPTGL from the coding sequence GTGGCACCCTCCCTGCCCTGGTTTCCCCCTCGTGACCGGCCTCTGGCCCCGCTGGCGATGTGCCTCGCCATCGGGGCCTTGGCGATGGCGGGTCTGCCTCGCTGCGTCGCCCAGCCGGGCGATGGCCAGGCCGGCGGCGCAGCGGCGCTGCTGAGCCCGGATCCGGCCCGGCTTCCCGTGGAGGCTGTGGCGCTGGAGCCTGTGGTGGAGGGGTTGAACCGCCCCTGGGGTGTGGCCTGGCTTCCCAATGGCGACCTGCTGATCACCGAGCGCCCCGGCCGGCTCCGGGTCGTGCGCGCCGGTGTGCTGGATCCAGAGCCGGTCCCAGGCGTGGCGCCCGTGGCCGATGTGGCCGCCAACCAGCTGTTCGCCTCCAGCCAGGGGGGCCTGCTCGACATCGCCCTGCACCCCCGCTTTGCGCAGAACCGCTGGGTGTATTTCAGCTACGCCCATGGCAGCCGGGAGGCCAACGGCACCCGTGTGGCCCGGGCCCGCTTCGATGGCCGGGCCCTGAGCGATTGGCAGGTGATCTTCACGGTGAACCGTGACAAGAGCGGCGGCCAGCACTTCGGCTCGCGGCTGCTGTGGCTGCCGGATGACACGCTGCTGGTGTCGATCGGCGATGGCGGCAACCCGCCCGTGAGCCTCGATGGCGCCTGGATCCGGCTCCAGGCCCAGAACCCGGCCAGCCACCTGGGCAAGCTGATCCGCATCCAGGACGACGGCTCCATCCCCCCCGACAACCCCTTCGTGGGCCAGGCGGGGACTGACCCAGCGGTGTGGAGCCTGGGCCACCGCAACATCCAGGGCCTGGCCTACGACCCGGTGCACCGGCGGGTGTGGGCCACGGAGCACGGCTCCCGGGGCGGCGACGAACTCAACCTGATCAGGCCCGGCGCCAACCACGGCTGGCCGGTGGTTTCTCACAGCCTCGAATACAGCAGCGGCGACTCCGTGGCGCCTACCAGCAGCGCGCCGGGATTCGTGGACCCAAGCCGGGTGTGGATGGACACGATCGCCCCCTCCGGCCTGGCGCTGCTCCCGGGCGAGGCAGTGCCGCCATGGCGCGGCAACCTGTTCGCCGGTGGTCTGGTGGCCGGCGGGGTGCGGCGCCTGCAGCTCGATGCCGACGGTGCCGTGATCGCCGAATCCGTGATTCCGATCGGCGCCCGGGTGAGGGATGTGCGCCAGGGGCCCGATGGAGCGCTCTATGTGCTCACCGATGAGGAGCAGGGCCGCCTGCTGCGGGTGCGGCCCACGGGGCTCTGA
- a CDS encoding WbuC family cupin fold metalloprotein translates to MDQALLDQLSGQASASPRRRRNHNLHHLPDLVQRFLNALQPGTYVRPHRHLREQPGSGFECFLVLQGAIGLLLLDQHGQVTQTLRLDAGGPVQGIELAEGQFHTLVALSADAVMFELKQGPYQPSRDKDFLPQFPAEGTREAELQEQQWRALFQPH, encoded by the coding sequence ATGGATCAGGCCCTGCTCGATCAGCTGAGCGGGCAGGCCTCGGCTTCGCCGCGTCGCCGCCGCAACCACAACCTGCACCATCTGCCCGACCTGGTGCAGCGGTTTCTGAATGCTCTGCAGCCCGGCACTTACGTGCGCCCGCACAGGCACCTGAGGGAGCAACCCGGCAGCGGCTTCGAGTGCTTCCTGGTCCTGCAGGGCGCCATCGGCCTGCTGCTGCTGGATCAGCACGGCCAGGTGACCCAGACCCTGCGCCTTGATGCCGGCGGGCCGGTGCAGGGCATCGAGCTGGCTGAAGGTCAGTTCCATACGCTCGTGGCCCTCAGCGCCGATGCGGTGATGTTCGAGCTCAAGCAGGGCCCGTACCAACCCTCCAGGGACAAGGACTTCCTGCCGCAATTCCCCGCCGAGGGCACTCGTGAGGCCGAGCTGCAGGAGCAGCAGTGGCGGGCGTTATTCCAGCCCCACTGA
- a CDS encoding cupin, producing the protein MAASNISAHPIHLGLGATAEVELLFTGGMDWYSEYINRHSVDGAEGRLVSMHQFNASWDMWEMHPHGSEVVLCTSGAMILYQEDPDGRHCSITLGPGQYAVNPPGTWHTADVEHEATALFITPGLGTTHRPR; encoded by the coding sequence GTGGCAGCAAGCAACATATCTGCACATCCAATCCATCTGGGTCTTGGTGCAACCGCCGAGGTTGAGCTTCTGTTCACCGGTGGCATGGATTGGTACTCAGAATACATCAACCGCCATAGCGTAGACGGTGCGGAGGGGCGACTCGTAAGCATGCATCAATTCAACGCCTCGTGGGACATGTGGGAGATGCATCCGCACGGGAGCGAAGTTGTTCTTTGCACCTCTGGTGCAATGATCCTCTATCAGGAAGATCCTGATGGCCGTCACTGCTCCATCACACTGGGGCCAGGCCAGTACGCCGTCAACCCACCAGGCACCTGGCACACCGCTGATGTGGAGCACGAAGCAACGGCACTGTTCATCACCCCAGGATTGGGCACTACGCACCGGCCGCGATGA
- a CDS encoding DUF1801 domain-containing protein, translating to MAQSVQALLDQIHLLGEEQFQVLQAVRNLARETIIPMTEEVKYGGILFTSDVQFGGVFAYKEHVSVEFSLGANIKDEDGFLEGGGKRRRHLKLRHLDDIAGKKLGKYLQMALEAARRKP from the coding sequence ATGGCCCAGTCAGTTCAAGCTCTGCTGGATCAGATTCACTTGCTCGGAGAAGAGCAGTTTCAAGTGCTCCAGGCAGTGCGAAACCTTGCCAGGGAAACCATCATTCCAATGACAGAAGAGGTCAAGTATGGAGGCATTCTTTTCACTTCTGACGTCCAGTTCGGTGGTGTTTTTGCGTACAAGGAACATGTCTCCGTGGAGTTCAGCCTGGGCGCCAACATCAAGGATGAAGACGGGTTCCTGGAAGGCGGTGGCAAGCGGCGCCGTCACCTCAAGCTCAGACATCTTGACGATATAGCGGGTAAGAAGTTGGGGAAGTACCTTCAGATGGCCCTGGAGGCCGCCAGGAGAAAGCCGTAA
- a CDS encoding type II toxin-antitoxin system HicA family toxin, with product MSNWPSAKAQKVLAALQSIGWRVKRQSGSHKTLEHADHPDYVFAFHDGEEIGPRMLSRIAKHTGLKPGDL from the coding sequence ATGAGTAACTGGCCTTCAGCCAAAGCCCAAAAAGTATTAGCAGCCCTTCAGTCCATTGGATGGAGAGTTAAGCGTCAGTCAGGATCTCACAAGACGCTTGAACATGCAGACCATCCGGACTATGTCTTTGCTTTCCATGATGGCGAGGAGATTGGCCCCAGGATGCTGTCGCGAATCGCCAAGCACACCGGCCTCAAACCAGGTGATCTGTGA
- a CDS encoding DUF86 domain-containing protein gives MARDLSAYLQDVLDACNSIQDVMSGVSLEDYRSTRAMRSAVEREFIIIGEALRRVRNLDETLFSSISNSHAIVDFRNLLAHDYGAVDDDAVFGLVYSDLIVLKAEVSALLDDCHDAN, from the coding sequence ATGGCGCGTGATCTATCCGCCTATTTGCAGGATGTCCTTGATGCCTGCAATTCGATTCAAGACGTCATGAGCGGCGTCTCGTTGGAGGACTACCGAAGCACGCGTGCCATGAGATCTGCTGTCGAGCGCGAGTTCATCATTATTGGTGAGGCCCTTAGAAGGGTCAGAAACCTTGATGAGACGCTGTTTAGCTCCATATCCAATTCTCATGCGATCGTTGATTTTCGAAACCTGCTTGCTCATGACTATGGAGCAGTTGATGACGATGCCGTTTTCGGGCTTGTCTACTCAGACCTGATCGTGCTGAAGGCGGAGGTCAGCGCGTTGTTGGATGACTGTCATGACGCAAACTAA
- a CDS encoding nucleotidyltransferase family protein: MSIIIDEKLEEIAAVCKRYGIERLFVFGSALREDFRPGESDIDLLVEFGPLEITKRFHAYLDAREAFRNIFQSDVDLVMQGAVKNKVIAGEIDRTKQLVYGA; this comes from the coding sequence ATGTCAATAATTATCGACGAGAAGCTAGAGGAGATCGCCGCAGTTTGCAAGCGATATGGGATTGAGCGTCTGTTTGTCTTTGGCTCAGCTTTGAGAGAGGACTTTAGGCCTGGAGAAAGCGATATTGACCTTCTTGTTGAGTTTGGCCCACTGGAAATCACCAAGCGCTTCCATGCTTACCTTGACGCTCGCGAGGCGTTCAGGAATATCTTTCAGTCTGACGTTGACTTGGTGATGCAAGGAGCGGTGAAAAATAAAGTTATTGCAGGCGAGATCGATCGTACAAAGCAGCTGGTTTATGGCGCGTGA
- the mazF gene encoding endoribonuclease MazF, whose translation MSTYVPDRGDLVWLEFTPQAGSEQRGRRPALVISPKAYNGKVGLALFCPITSKIKGYPFEVLLPDGYSVSGVVLSDQLKCLDWRTRKAKFIERISLDVMEMVTARVLPLLEPDTPTTL comes from the coding sequence ATGTCTACCTACGTGCCTGATCGTGGCGATTTGGTGTGGCTGGAGTTCACGCCACAGGCCGGAAGCGAGCAGCGTGGAAGACGGCCAGCACTGGTTATATCTCCAAAGGCCTACAATGGAAAAGTAGGGCTGGCACTATTTTGTCCAATTACATCCAAGATCAAGGGTTACCCTTTTGAGGTTCTGCTGCCTGATGGATACTCTGTGAGTGGAGTTGTCCTGTCCGATCAGCTGAAGTGCCTAGACTGGCGAACGAGAAAAGCGAAGTTCATTGAGCGGATTTCTTTAGATGTAATGGAGATGGTTACTGCGAGAGTATTACCGCTTCTTGAACCTGACACTCCTACCACTCTCTAA
- a CDS encoding AbrB/MazE/SpoVT family DNA-binding domain-containing protein has translation MQTRVQKWGNSLGVRIPRGLADEVGLGAGTEVSLTAKDGELVLRPSLPSRLRLVDLLADITPENIHASVHTGDAVGSEAF, from the coding sequence ATGCAGACGAGAGTTCAGAAGTGGGGAAACAGCCTTGGCGTGAGGATTCCACGCGGCTTGGCAGATGAGGTCGGCTTGGGGGCTGGTACGGAAGTCAGCCTCACCGCGAAGGATGGTGAGCTGGTCTTGAGGCCCTCATTGCCTAGCCGGCTCAGGCTTGTTGATCTTCTTGCTGATATCACTCCAGAGAACATTCACGCCTCCGTTCATACGGGGGATGCCGTAGGTTCCGAAGCGTTCTGA
- a CDS encoding site-specific integrase, producing MGSVESGLRGGNAEEEAAATVMQPKPSPPGLIQRYRKELQARHYARRTVNTYAQWLRRFLRFHHLRHPREMSSDEVNAFLSHLAVERQVREMGRSLPSRPAV from the coding sequence ATGGGCAGCGTAGAAAGCGGCCTGCGGGGTGGAAATGCTGAAGAGGAAGCAGCAGCAACCGTCATGCAGCCCAAGCCATCCCCGCCAGGACTGATCCAGCGCTACCGAAAGGAACTGCAGGCGCGGCACTACGCCCGCCGGACGGTGAACACCTACGCACAATGGCTCAGGCGCTTTCTGCGGTTTCACCACCTGCGCCACCCAAGGGAGATGTCCAGCGACGAGGTGAATGCCTTCCTCAGCCATCTGGCAGTGGAACGGCAAGTTAGAGAGATGGGGCGCTCGCTACCGAGCCGACCAGCGGTATAG